One stretch of bacterium DNA includes these proteins:
- the modB gene encoding molybdate ABC transporter permease subunit produces MNSTRVPAPLKLLAALGLLLFVLPLAGLIVRAPWNQAISAISAPQTLTALGLSLFCSLAATAVAMLLGIPLALVLARTHGTLRNLLRALTTLPMVLPPVVGGVALLLAFGRRGLVGSLLYAGFGIQIPFTTAAAVIAETFVAMPFLVIAVEAGLRSLDQRYEEAARALGAGGWMVFARVTLPLLRPAIFSGAVLCWARALGEFGATITFAGNLPGRTQTMPIAVYVALETHPESAIVLSLILLTVSLAILVGMRERWLGAL; encoded by the coding sequence GTGAACTCCACCCGGGTACCGGCGCCCCTCAAGCTGCTGGCGGCGCTGGGACTCCTTCTCTTCGTCCTCCCCCTCGCCGGCCTGATCGTCCGCGCTCCCTGGAACCAGGCGATCAGCGCGATCAGCGCCCCCCAGACGCTCACCGCGCTGGGCCTCTCGCTTTTCTGCTCGCTTGCCGCCACCGCGGTCGCCATGCTGCTCGGCATCCCCCTTGCCCTCGTCCTGGCCAGGACGCACGGCACCCTGCGCAACCTCCTTCGCGCCCTCACGACGCTGCCGATGGTCCTTCCCCCCGTGGTCGGAGGGGTCGCCCTGCTGCTCGCCTTCGGGCGCCGCGGCCTGGTCGGCTCTCTTCTCTACGCGGGGTTCGGCATCCAGATCCCCTTCACGACCGCCGCCGCCGTCATCGCGGAGACCTTCGTCGCCATGCCCTTCCTCGTCATCGCGGTCGAAGCCGGCCTGCGCTCTCTCGACCAGCGCTACGAGGAAGCGGCGCGCGCGCTCGGCGCAGGGGGCTGGATGGTGTTCGCTCGCGTCACGCTCCCGCTGCTGCGGCCGGCGATCTTCTCCGGCGCGGTGCTCTGCTGGGCGCGGGCGCTCGGCGAGTTCGGCGCCACGATCACCTTCGCGGGCAATCTCCCGGGGCGGACGCAGACGATGCCGATCGCCGTCTACGTCGCGCTCGAGACGCATCCCGAGAGCGCGATCGTCTTGAGCCTCATCCTCCTAACCGTCTCGCTGGCGATCCTGGTCGGCATGCGGGAGCGCTGGCTGGGCGCGCTGTGA
- the modA gene encoding molybdate ABC transporter substrate-binding protein: protein MLKGLIALLACTLTVACGGGETGGCKQAACGVTPSPSTLTVFAASSLQPAFDKIARQLQAQQNITTTFNYAGSQTLTAQLAQGAQADVFASADVMHMATVDSSGLISGSSHVFAHNRLEIAVERGNPKGIHSLADLARPGLVVVLADPSVPAGKYAQQALARGHVTVHPASLEPQVTGVLSKVALGEADAGIVYVSDIATSGQVDGISIPDGQNVIADYPIAVLKSASNPSGANAFLGFVLSAGGQAILKAAGFEGV from the coding sequence GTGCTTAAGGGGCTGATCGCACTGCTCGCCTGCACGTTGACGGTCGCGTGTGGCGGCGGCGAGACCGGCGGCTGCAAGCAGGCCGCTTGCGGCGTGACACCTTCGCCGTCCACCCTGACGGTCTTCGCCGCCTCATCCCTGCAACCCGCTTTCGACAAGATCGCCAGGCAGCTCCAGGCGCAGCAGAACATCACGACCACGTTCAACTACGCGGGCTCGCAGACCCTCACCGCTCAGCTGGCGCAGGGAGCGCAGGCGGACGTGTTCGCCTCCGCCGACGTGATGCACATGGCCACGGTCGATTCGAGCGGACTGATCTCGGGCTCGTCGCACGTCTTCGCCCATAACCGGCTTGAGATCGCGGTCGAGCGCGGCAACCCCAAGGGCATCCACAGCCTCGCCGACCTCGCCCGCCCAGGCCTGGTCGTGGTGCTGGCGGATCCTTCCGTCCCGGCCGGCAAATACGCGCAGCAGGCGTTGGCCAGGGGGCACGTCACGGTTCATCCCGCCAGCCTCGAGCCCCAGGTCACGGGGGTGCTGAGCAAGGTCGCACTGGGTGAAGCCGATGCGGGGATCGTGTACGTCAGCGACATCGCCACCAGCGGCCAGGTCGACGGGATTTCGATCCCGGACGGCCAGAACGTGATCGCCGACTATCCGATCGCGGTCCTCAAGTCGGCCTCCAACCCCTCGGGCGCCAACGCGTTCCTCGGCTTCGTCCTGTCGGCCGGCGGCCAGGCGATCCTGAAAGCGGCCGGCTTCGAAGGAGTGTGA
- a CDS encoding ABC transporter ATP-binding protein, with translation MSTVGAPTARLQSLSARLRVKRAGFALDVDLAVAAGETVAVLGPNGAGKTTLLRALAGLIPVEGRVELGGEVLEDSATNVHVPTERRRVGLVFQDHVLFPHLTVLDNVAFGLRAQGRHDAAAVARTWLNRAGLGDRAGSMPRSLSGGQAQRVALLRTLATEPGLLLLDEPLSALDVTVRAEVRRELSLQLAAFNGVRLLVTHDPLEAIALADRLVVLEAGRIVQSGAPGEVTARPRSRFVADLAGVNLLRGHAHGDHIELTGGGLLTAPEAGEGDVFAVIHPRAVALYPSRPEGTPRNVWRGRAEEIDLHGDRVRVRVSGPVSLVAEVTPAAVRELRLETGAETWVAVKATEISVYPA, from the coding sequence GTGAGCACGGTAGGGGCGCCAACGGCGCGCCTTCAAAGCCTGTCCGCGCGCCTGCGCGTCAAGCGCGCGGGTTTTGCCCTCGACGTGGACCTCGCCGTGGCGGCGGGCGAAACGGTCGCCGTCCTGGGACCCAATGGCGCCGGCAAGACGACGCTTCTGCGCGCGCTCGCCGGATTGATACCGGTGGAAGGTCGCGTCGAGCTCGGCGGCGAGGTCCTCGAGGATTCCGCGACGAACGTGCACGTGCCCACCGAGCGGCGTCGCGTCGGGCTCGTATTCCAAGACCACGTCCTCTTCCCTCACCTGACGGTGCTCGACAACGTCGCGTTCGGGCTGCGTGCGCAAGGCCGGCATGACGCGGCCGCGGTCGCGCGCACCTGGCTGAACCGAGCCGGGCTCGGCGACAGAGCGGGCTCGATGCCACGCTCACTCTCCGGCGGCCAGGCGCAACGCGTCGCCCTCCTGCGGACGCTGGCGACCGAGCCCGGGCTGCTCCTGCTGGACGAACCGCTGTCCGCGCTCGACGTCACCGTGCGCGCCGAGGTCCGTCGCGAGCTTTCGCTGCAGCTCGCCGCCTTCAATGGCGTGCGGCTGCTGGTGACGCACGATCCGCTGGAGGCGATCGCCCTCGCCGACCGGCTGGTGGTGCTCGAGGCCGGCCGCATCGTTCAGAGCGGAGCTCCGGGCGAGGTCACCGCGCGCCCGAGGTCGCGCTTCGTCGCCGACCTTGCCGGGGTCAACCTGCTTCGCGGCCATGCCCACGGCGACCACATCGAATTGACGGGAGGAGGCTTGTTGACGGCGCCCGAGGCGGGCGAGGGCGACGTCTTCGCCGTCATCCATCCCCGCGCGGTGGCCCTCTACCCGTCGCGGCCCGAGGGCACTCCCCGCAACGTCTGGCGCGGCCGCGCCGAGGAGATCGACCTTCACGGCGATCGCGTCAGGGTGCGCGTCAGCGGGCCCGTGTCACTGGTGGCGGAGGTGACGCCCGCCGCGGTGCGCGAGCTCAGGCTCGAGACCGGCGCCGAGACGTGGGTGGCGGTCAAAGCCACCGAAATCTCCGTCTACCCGGCGTAG
- a CDS encoding helix-turn-helix domain-containing protein: MPSYRLGQAAKMLGVGADTVRRMVDDGRLLAVRSSGGQRLIDGASLARVAKPKRAQAPEVFVAQSARNRFPGIVTRVIKDKVAAQVEIQAGPHRLVSLLTREAVDELDLKPGMPAVAVVKSTNVGVELPGA, from the coding sequence ATGCCTAGCTATCGGCTGGGGCAGGCCGCCAAGATGCTCGGGGTCGGCGCCGACACCGTCCGGCGCATGGTCGATGACGGCCGGCTGCTCGCGGTCCGCAGCTCAGGCGGCCAGCGGCTGATCGACGGCGCTTCCCTCGCTCGAGTCGCCAAGCCCAAGCGCGCCCAGGCGCCCGAGGTCTTCGTCGCCCAATCGGCTCGCAATCGCTTTCCCGGCATCGTGACCCGCGTCATCAAGGACAAGGTCGCGGCCCAGGTCGAGATCCAGGCCGGGCCCCACCGCCTGGTCTCCCTCCTCACCCGCGAAGCGGTCGACGAGCTCGACCTCAAGCCGGGGATGCCGGCCGTCGCAGTCGTGAAGTCGACCAACGTCGGCGTGGAGCTGCCCGGTGCTTAA
- a CDS encoding PDZ domain-containing protein, which yields MGEHATVMPTERDALDAYSTTVTAVAERVLPSVASLRIGRPGRPGGGAGSGVAITPDGFLVTSAHVVAQAGSASASFLDGTEYDVDVVGADPLSDLAVARARAATLAPVRIGNADHLRVGQLVVAIGNPMGFSGSVTSGVVSGLGRSLATADGNGHRRFIEDVIQTDAALNPGNSGGALADWQAQLIGVNTAVAGMGLGLAVPMNATTQAILSALMRNGRVRRAYLGIAGGTRALSPAAGQRVGRKAGVEVQEVVSGSPASQAALHSGDIIVSVGDTPVAKAGDLQRLMVEARIGSKLALTIVRADNLVTLEVVPVELT from the coding sequence ATGGGCGAGCATGCGACCGTGATGCCAACCGAGCGCGACGCGCTCGACGCCTACTCGACCACCGTCACCGCGGTCGCGGAACGCGTCCTCCCGTCCGTCGCCAGCCTTCGCATCGGCCGGCCTGGGCGCCCCGGTGGCGGCGCCGGCTCGGGTGTGGCCATCACCCCCGACGGTTTCCTGGTGACCTCGGCGCACGTCGTCGCCCAGGCCGGGTCCGCGAGCGCATCCTTCCTCGACGGCACCGAGTACGACGTCGACGTGGTCGGCGCCGACCCGCTGTCGGACCTCGCCGTGGCGCGCGCCCGCGCGGCGACGCTCGCGCCGGTGCGCATCGGCAACGCCGACCACCTGCGCGTCGGTCAGCTGGTCGTCGCCATCGGCAACCCCATGGGATTTTCCGGGTCCGTCACGTCGGGGGTCGTCAGCGGGTTAGGCCGCTCGCTGGCGACCGCCGACGGCAACGGGCATCGCCGCTTCATCGAGGACGTCATCCAGACCGACGCGGCGCTGAATCCCGGCAACTCCGGAGGCGCACTCGCCGATTGGCAGGCGCAGCTGATCGGGGTCAACACCGCCGTCGCCGGGATGGGGTTGGGCTTGGCGGTGCCGATGAACGCCACGACGCAGGCGATCCTCTCCGCTTTGATGCGCAACGGACGCGTGCGCCGGGCCTATTTGGGAATCGCGGGAGGAACGCGCGCGCTGAGTCCGGCCGCCGGGCAGCGTGTGGGACGCAAGGCCGGGGTCGAGGTGCAGGAAGTCGTGAGCGGCAGCCCCGCGTCGCAGGCGGCGTTGCACAGCGGCGACATCATCGTCTCCGTCGGCGACACCCCCGTCGCCAAGGCGGGTGACCTGCAGCGGTTGATGGTCGAAGCGCGCATCGGGTCGAAGCTGGCGCTGACGATCGTGCGCGCCGACAACCTGGTCACATTGGAAGTCGTGCCGGTGGAGCTCACCTAG